One genomic region from Mauremys reevesii isolate NIE-2019 linkage group 7, ASM1616193v1, whole genome shotgun sequence encodes:
- the TAF6L gene encoding TAF6-like RNA polymerase II p300/CBP-associated factor-associated factor 65 kDa subunit 6L isoform X3 produces MEKTLETTGPAEHRGPDVSWETPTQTLNSSQFMKHTKRRKLTVEDFNRALRWSNVEVVCGYGSQDPLPFRAIKEGELYFQEDREINLVELALATNLPKGCAETAVRVHVSYLDGKGNLEPQGAVPSAVSTLSDDLLKYYQHVTRAVLGDDPQLMKVALQDLQTNSKIAALLPYFVYVVSGVKSVSHDLEQLNRLLHIAKSLIQNPYLCLGSYVKSLIASVMYCVLEPLAASINPLNDHWTLRDYAAMLLSHIFWTHGDLVSGLYHQILLSLQKVLADPVRPLCSHYGAVVGLHALGWKAVERVLYPHLSTYWANLQAVLDDYSVSNAQVKADGHKVYGAILFFLCQVAVERLLKMKAQSVSAQGDRPCRDGCRRESSPWLSPLQDPQVEFSFGIASHLLQLGSGGPQLGTGISADPPAVSLHETYRELYDFFGDSLATRFGTGSGLQGAEPTPPGPKVLDTKKEQPAFGTGDVVRKMPQLTANATVSPREEESPRADYPPGRPALHRSASVPRSRSTSRQQGHRPGVRDVFQKCRFSPQGPPHFSFVIAGRQVGRRCKGRLFQTCFAQHHGPSHISRYAQKLPMIGRTSKPVKKWAYSEYSLYLPL; encoded by the exons ATGGAGAAGACCCTGGAGACAACTGGACCTGCCGAACATAGAGGACCTGACGTCTCATGGGAAACCCCAACACAgactctg AACAGCTCCCAGTTCATGAAACACACCAAGCGCCGGAAACTGACGGTGGAGGATTTCAACCGGGCCCTTCGCTGGAGCAACGTGGAG GTGGTGTGCGGCTATGGCTCCCAGGACCCCCTTCCCTTCCGTGCTATAAAGGAAGGGGAGCTCTACTTCCAGGAGGACCGTGAGATCAATCTGGTGGAGCTTGCCCTGGCCACCAACCTCCCCAAGGGCTGTGCAGAGACAGCAGTGAGAG TTCACGTCTCTTACCTGGATGGGAAAGGAAATCTGGAACCACAGGGAGCTG TGCCCAGTGCTGTCTCCACACTCTCAGATGACCTGCTGAAGTACTACCAGCATGTGACCCGAGCTGTGCTTGGGGATGACCCGCAGCTAATGAAg gtTGCCCTCCAGGACCTGCAGACGAACTCGAAGATCGCTGCCCTGCTGCCCTACTTTGTCTATGTGGTCAGCGGG GTGAAGTCTGTCAGCCATGACCTGGAGCAGCTGAACCGCCTGCTGCACATTGCCAAGAGCCTCATCCAGAATCCCTACCTGTGCCTGGGCTCCTATGTCAAGAGCCTGATTGCCAGCGTCATGTACTGCGTGCTGGAGCCACTCGCCGCATCCATCAACCCCCTCAATGACCATTGGACGCTCCGGGACTACGCTGCCATGCTCCTGAGCCACATCTTCTG GACGCACGGTGACCTCGTCAGTGGCCTGTACCACCAGATCCTGTTGTCCCTCCAGAAGGTGCTGGCTGATCCAGTCCGCCCACTTTGCTCTCATTatggggcagtggtggggctgCACGCCCTGGGGTGGAAG GCTGTGGAGCGAGTCCTCTACCCCCATCTCTCCACCTACTGGGCGAACCTGCAGGCCGTGCTGGACGACTACTCTGTCTCCAATGCTCAAGTGAAGGCTGATGGGCACAAGGTGTACGGTGCCATCCTG TTCTTCCTTTGCCAGGTGGCAGTGGAGCGCTTGCTGAAGATGAAGGCGCAGTCAGTATCCGCCCAGGGGGACAGACCATGTAGGGATGGGTGCCGTCGGGAGAGCTCTCCCTGGCTTAGCCCCCTGCAAGATCCCCAAGTGGAGTTCAGCTTTGGcatcgccagccacctgctgcagctgggcagcgGGGGCCCCCAGCTGGGCACTGGCATCTCTGCTGATCCTCCCGCTGTCTCCCTGCATGAGACCTACCGGGAGCTCTACGACTTCTTTGGGGACAGCCTGGCCACCCGCTTTGGCACGGGCTCGGGGCTGCAAGGAGCCGAGCCGACACCTCCTGGCCCCAAGGTCTTGGACACCAAGAAAGAGCAGCCAGCCTTCGGCACAGGGGATGTGGTGCGCAAGATGCCCCAGCTGACAGCCAATGCCACAGTGAGTCCCCGGGAGGAGGAGAGCCCCCGGGCAGACTACCCCCCAGGCAGGCCAGCCCTCCATCGCTCGGCCAGCGTGCCCCGCTCTCGTAGCACATCACGCCAGCAGGGCCACCGGCCCGGGGTCCGTGACGTTTTCCAGAAGTGCCGCTTCTCCCCCCAGGGGCCACCGCACTTCAGCTTTGTGATTGCTGGGCGGCAGGTGGGCCGGCGGTGCAAGGGCCGACTGTTCCAGACCTGCTTCGCCCAGCACCACGGCCCTAGCCACATTTCCCGCTATGCCCAGAAGCTGCCCATGATTGGCAGGACCAGCAAGCCTGTGAAGAAGTGGGCCTACTCAGAGTACTCCCTTTACCTGCCTCTCTGA
- the TAF6L gene encoding TAF6-like RNA polymerase II p300/CBP-associated factor-associated factor 65 kDa subunit 6L isoform X4, whose amino-acid sequence MAEREERRFVELPRESVRLMAESAGLELTDEVAALLAEDVCYRLREAAQNSSQFMKHTKRRKLTVEDFNRALRWSNVEVVCGYGSQDPLPFRAIKEGELYFQEDREINLVELALATNLPKGCAETAVRVHVSYLDGKGNLEPQGAVPSAVSTLSDDLLKYYQHVTRAVLGDDPQLMKVKSVSHDLEQLNRLLHIAKSLIQNPYLCLGSYVKSLIASVMYCVLEPLAASINPLNDHWTLRDYAAMLLSHIFWTHGDLVSGLYHQILLSLQKVLADPVRPLCSHYGAVVGLHALGWKAVERVLYPHLSTYWANLQAVLDDYSVSNAQVKADGHKVYGAILFFLCQVAVERLLKMKAQSVSAQGDRPCRDGCRRESSPWLSPLQDPQVEFSFGIASHLLQLGSGGPQLGTGISADPPAVSLHETYRELYDFFGDSLATRFGTGSGLQGAEPTPPGPKVLDTKKEQPAFGTGDVVRKMPQLTANATVSPREEESPRADYPPGRPALHRSASVPRSRSTSRQQGHRPGVRDVFQKCRFSPQGPPHFSFVIAGRQVGRRCKGRLFQTCFAQHHGPSHISRYAQKLPMIGRTSKPVKKWAYSEYSLYLPL is encoded by the exons ATGGCCGAGCGCGAGGAGCGGCGCTTCGTGGAGCTGCCGCGCGAGTCCGTGCGGCTGATGGCGGAGAGCGCGGGGCTGGAGCTGACGGACGAGGTGGCCGCGCTGCTGGCCGAGGACGTGTGTTACCGCCTGCGGGAGGCCGCCCAG AACAGCTCCCAGTTCATGAAACACACCAAGCGCCGGAAACTGACGGTGGAGGATTTCAACCGGGCCCTTCGCTGGAGCAACGTGGAG GTGGTGTGCGGCTATGGCTCCCAGGACCCCCTTCCCTTCCGTGCTATAAAGGAAGGGGAGCTCTACTTCCAGGAGGACCGTGAGATCAATCTGGTGGAGCTTGCCCTGGCCACCAACCTCCCCAAGGGCTGTGCAGAGACAGCAGTGAGAG TTCACGTCTCTTACCTGGATGGGAAAGGAAATCTGGAACCACAGGGAGCTG TGCCCAGTGCTGTCTCCACACTCTCAGATGACCTGCTGAAGTACTACCAGCATGTGACCCGAGCTGTGCTTGGGGATGACCCGCAGCTAATGAAg GTGAAGTCTGTCAGCCATGACCTGGAGCAGCTGAACCGCCTGCTGCACATTGCCAAGAGCCTCATCCAGAATCCCTACCTGTGCCTGGGCTCCTATGTCAAGAGCCTGATTGCCAGCGTCATGTACTGCGTGCTGGAGCCACTCGCCGCATCCATCAACCCCCTCAATGACCATTGGACGCTCCGGGACTACGCTGCCATGCTCCTGAGCCACATCTTCTG GACGCACGGTGACCTCGTCAGTGGCCTGTACCACCAGATCCTGTTGTCCCTCCAGAAGGTGCTGGCTGATCCAGTCCGCCCACTTTGCTCTCATTatggggcagtggtggggctgCACGCCCTGGGGTGGAAG GCTGTGGAGCGAGTCCTCTACCCCCATCTCTCCACCTACTGGGCGAACCTGCAGGCCGTGCTGGACGACTACTCTGTCTCCAATGCTCAAGTGAAGGCTGATGGGCACAAGGTGTACGGTGCCATCCTG TTCTTCCTTTGCCAGGTGGCAGTGGAGCGCTTGCTGAAGATGAAGGCGCAGTCAGTATCCGCCCAGGGGGACAGACCATGTAGGGATGGGTGCCGTCGGGAGAGCTCTCCCTGGCTTAGCCCCCTGCAAGATCCCCAAGTGGAGTTCAGCTTTGGcatcgccagccacctgctgcagctgggcagcgGGGGCCCCCAGCTGGGCACTGGCATCTCTGCTGATCCTCCCGCTGTCTCCCTGCATGAGACCTACCGGGAGCTCTACGACTTCTTTGGGGACAGCCTGGCCACCCGCTTTGGCACGGGCTCGGGGCTGCAAGGAGCCGAGCCGACACCTCCTGGCCCCAAGGTCTTGGACACCAAGAAAGAGCAGCCAGCCTTCGGCACAGGGGATGTGGTGCGCAAGATGCCCCAGCTGACAGCCAATGCCACAGTGAGTCCCCGGGAGGAGGAGAGCCCCCGGGCAGACTACCCCCCAGGCAGGCCAGCCCTCCATCGCTCGGCCAGCGTGCCCCGCTCTCGTAGCACATCACGCCAGCAGGGCCACCGGCCCGGGGTCCGTGACGTTTTCCAGAAGTGCCGCTTCTCCCCCCAGGGGCCACCGCACTTCAGCTTTGTGATTGCTGGGCGGCAGGTGGGCCGGCGGTGCAAGGGCCGACTGTTCCAGACCTGCTTCGCCCAGCACCACGGCCCTAGCCACATTTCCCGCTATGCCCAGAAGCTGCCCATGATTGGCAGGACCAGCAAGCCTGTGAAGAAGTGGGCCTACTCAGAGTACTCCCTTTACCTGCCTCTCTGA
- the TAF6L gene encoding TAF6-like RNA polymerase II p300/CBP-associated factor-associated factor 65 kDa subunit 6L isoform X1, translating into MAEREERRFVELPRESVRLMAESAGLELTDEVAALLAEDVCYRLREAAQNSSQFMKHTKRRKLTVEDFNRALRWSNVEVVCGYGSQDPLPFRAIKEGELYFQEDREINLVELALATNLPKGCAETAVRVHVSYLDGKGNLEPQGAVPSAVSTLSDDLLKYYQHVTRAVLGDDPQLMKVALQDLQTNSKIAALLPYFVYVVSGVKSVSHDLEQLNRLLHIAKSLIQNPYLCLGSYVKSLIASVMYCVLEPLAASINPLNDHWTLRDYAAMLLSHIFWTHGDLVSGLYHQILLSLQKVLADPVRPLCSHYGAVVGLHALGWKAVERVLYPHLSTYWANLQAVLDDYSVSNAQVKADGHKVYGAILFFLCQVAVERLLKMKAQSVSAQGDRPCRDGCRRESSPWLSPLQDPQVEFSFGIASHLLQLGSGGPQLGTGISADPPAVSLHETYRELYDFFGDSLATRFGTGSGLQGAEPTPPGPKVLDTKKEQPAFGTGDVVRKMPQLTANATVSPREEESPRADYPPGRPALHRSASVPRSRSTSRQQGHRPGVRDVFQKCRFSPQGPPHFSFVIAGRQVGRRCKGRLFQTCFAQHHGPSHISRYAQKLPMIGRTSKPVKKWAYSEYSLYLPL; encoded by the exons ATGGCCGAGCGCGAGGAGCGGCGCTTCGTGGAGCTGCCGCGCGAGTCCGTGCGGCTGATGGCGGAGAGCGCGGGGCTGGAGCTGACGGACGAGGTGGCCGCGCTGCTGGCCGAGGACGTGTGTTACCGCCTGCGGGAGGCCGCCCAG AACAGCTCCCAGTTCATGAAACACACCAAGCGCCGGAAACTGACGGTGGAGGATTTCAACCGGGCCCTTCGCTGGAGCAACGTGGAG GTGGTGTGCGGCTATGGCTCCCAGGACCCCCTTCCCTTCCGTGCTATAAAGGAAGGGGAGCTCTACTTCCAGGAGGACCGTGAGATCAATCTGGTGGAGCTTGCCCTGGCCACCAACCTCCCCAAGGGCTGTGCAGAGACAGCAGTGAGAG TTCACGTCTCTTACCTGGATGGGAAAGGAAATCTGGAACCACAGGGAGCTG TGCCCAGTGCTGTCTCCACACTCTCAGATGACCTGCTGAAGTACTACCAGCATGTGACCCGAGCTGTGCTTGGGGATGACCCGCAGCTAATGAAg gtTGCCCTCCAGGACCTGCAGACGAACTCGAAGATCGCTGCCCTGCTGCCCTACTTTGTCTATGTGGTCAGCGGG GTGAAGTCTGTCAGCCATGACCTGGAGCAGCTGAACCGCCTGCTGCACATTGCCAAGAGCCTCATCCAGAATCCCTACCTGTGCCTGGGCTCCTATGTCAAGAGCCTGATTGCCAGCGTCATGTACTGCGTGCTGGAGCCACTCGCCGCATCCATCAACCCCCTCAATGACCATTGGACGCTCCGGGACTACGCTGCCATGCTCCTGAGCCACATCTTCTG GACGCACGGTGACCTCGTCAGTGGCCTGTACCACCAGATCCTGTTGTCCCTCCAGAAGGTGCTGGCTGATCCAGTCCGCCCACTTTGCTCTCATTatggggcagtggtggggctgCACGCCCTGGGGTGGAAG GCTGTGGAGCGAGTCCTCTACCCCCATCTCTCCACCTACTGGGCGAACCTGCAGGCCGTGCTGGACGACTACTCTGTCTCCAATGCTCAAGTGAAGGCTGATGGGCACAAGGTGTACGGTGCCATCCTG TTCTTCCTTTGCCAGGTGGCAGTGGAGCGCTTGCTGAAGATGAAGGCGCAGTCAGTATCCGCCCAGGGGGACAGACCATGTAGGGATGGGTGCCGTCGGGAGAGCTCTCCCTGGCTTAGCCCCCTGCAAGATCCCCAAGTGGAGTTCAGCTTTGGcatcgccagccacctgctgcagctgggcagcgGGGGCCCCCAGCTGGGCACTGGCATCTCTGCTGATCCTCCCGCTGTCTCCCTGCATGAGACCTACCGGGAGCTCTACGACTTCTTTGGGGACAGCCTGGCCACCCGCTTTGGCACGGGCTCGGGGCTGCAAGGAGCCGAGCCGACACCTCCTGGCCCCAAGGTCTTGGACACCAAGAAAGAGCAGCCAGCCTTCGGCACAGGGGATGTGGTGCGCAAGATGCCCCAGCTGACAGCCAATGCCACAGTGAGTCCCCGGGAGGAGGAGAGCCCCCGGGCAGACTACCCCCCAGGCAGGCCAGCCCTCCATCGCTCGGCCAGCGTGCCCCGCTCTCGTAGCACATCACGCCAGCAGGGCCACCGGCCCGGGGTCCGTGACGTTTTCCAGAAGTGCCGCTTCTCCCCCCAGGGGCCACCGCACTTCAGCTTTGTGATTGCTGGGCGGCAGGTGGGCCGGCGGTGCAAGGGCCGACTGTTCCAGACCTGCTTCGCCCAGCACCACGGCCCTAGCCACATTTCCCGCTATGCCCAGAAGCTGCCCATGATTGGCAGGACCAGCAAGCCTGTGAAGAAGTGGGCCTACTCAGAGTACTCCCTTTACCTGCCTCTCTGA
- the TAF6L gene encoding TAF6-like RNA polymerase II p300/CBP-associated factor-associated factor 65 kDa subunit 6L isoform X5 translates to MAEREERRFVELPRESVRLMAESAGLELTDEVAALLAEDVCYRLREAAQNSSQFMKHTKRRKLTVEDFNRALRWSNVEVVCGYGSQDPLPFRAIKEGELYFQEDREINLVELALATNLPKGCAETAVRVHVSYLDGKGNLEPQGAVPSAVSTLSDDLLKYYQHVTRAVLGDDPQLMKVKSVSHDLEQLNRLLHIAKSLIQNPYLCLGSYVKSLIASVMYCVLEPLAASINPLNDHWTLRDYAAMLLSHIFWTHGDLVSGLYHQILLSLQKVLADPVRPLCSHYGAVVGLHALGWKAVERVLYPHLSTYWANLQAVLDDYSVSNAQVKADGHKVYGAILVAVERLLKMKAQSVSAQGDRPCRDGCRRESSPWLSPLQDPQVEFSFGIASHLLQLGSGGPQLGTGISADPPAVSLHETYRELYDFFGDSLATRFGTGSGLQGAEPTPPGPKVLDTKKEQPAFGTGDVVRKMPQLTANATVSPREEESPRADYPPGRPALHRSASVPRSRSTSRQQGHRPGVRDVFQKCRFSPQGPPHFSFVIAGRQVGRRCKGRLFQTCFAQHHGPSHISRYAQKLPMIGRTSKPVKKWAYSEYSLYLPL, encoded by the exons ATGGCCGAGCGCGAGGAGCGGCGCTTCGTGGAGCTGCCGCGCGAGTCCGTGCGGCTGATGGCGGAGAGCGCGGGGCTGGAGCTGACGGACGAGGTGGCCGCGCTGCTGGCCGAGGACGTGTGTTACCGCCTGCGGGAGGCCGCCCAG AACAGCTCCCAGTTCATGAAACACACCAAGCGCCGGAAACTGACGGTGGAGGATTTCAACCGGGCCCTTCGCTGGAGCAACGTGGAG GTGGTGTGCGGCTATGGCTCCCAGGACCCCCTTCCCTTCCGTGCTATAAAGGAAGGGGAGCTCTACTTCCAGGAGGACCGTGAGATCAATCTGGTGGAGCTTGCCCTGGCCACCAACCTCCCCAAGGGCTGTGCAGAGACAGCAGTGAGAG TTCACGTCTCTTACCTGGATGGGAAAGGAAATCTGGAACCACAGGGAGCTG TGCCCAGTGCTGTCTCCACACTCTCAGATGACCTGCTGAAGTACTACCAGCATGTGACCCGAGCTGTGCTTGGGGATGACCCGCAGCTAATGAAg GTGAAGTCTGTCAGCCATGACCTGGAGCAGCTGAACCGCCTGCTGCACATTGCCAAGAGCCTCATCCAGAATCCCTACCTGTGCCTGGGCTCCTATGTCAAGAGCCTGATTGCCAGCGTCATGTACTGCGTGCTGGAGCCACTCGCCGCATCCATCAACCCCCTCAATGACCATTGGACGCTCCGGGACTACGCTGCCATGCTCCTGAGCCACATCTTCTG GACGCACGGTGACCTCGTCAGTGGCCTGTACCACCAGATCCTGTTGTCCCTCCAGAAGGTGCTGGCTGATCCAGTCCGCCCACTTTGCTCTCATTatggggcagtggtggggctgCACGCCCTGGGGTGGAAG GCTGTGGAGCGAGTCCTCTACCCCCATCTCTCCACCTACTGGGCGAACCTGCAGGCCGTGCTGGACGACTACTCTGTCTCCAATGCTCAAGTGAAGGCTGATGGGCACAAGGTGTACGGTGCCATCCTG GTGGCAGTGGAGCGCTTGCTGAAGATGAAGGCGCAGTCAGTATCCGCCCAGGGGGACAGACCATGTAGGGATGGGTGCCGTCGGGAGAGCTCTCCCTGGCTTAGCCCCCTGCAAGATCCCCAAGTGGAGTTCAGCTTTGGcatcgccagccacctgctgcagctgggcagcgGGGGCCCCCAGCTGGGCACTGGCATCTCTGCTGATCCTCCCGCTGTCTCCCTGCATGAGACCTACCGGGAGCTCTACGACTTCTTTGGGGACAGCCTGGCCACCCGCTTTGGCACGGGCTCGGGGCTGCAAGGAGCCGAGCCGACACCTCCTGGCCCCAAGGTCTTGGACACCAAGAAAGAGCAGCCAGCCTTCGGCACAGGGGATGTGGTGCGCAAGATGCCCCAGCTGACAGCCAATGCCACAGTGAGTCCCCGGGAGGAGGAGAGCCCCCGGGCAGACTACCCCCCAGGCAGGCCAGCCCTCCATCGCTCGGCCAGCGTGCCCCGCTCTCGTAGCACATCACGCCAGCAGGGCCACCGGCCCGGGGTCCGTGACGTTTTCCAGAAGTGCCGCTTCTCCCCCCAGGGGCCACCGCACTTCAGCTTTGTGATTGCTGGGCGGCAGGTGGGCCGGCGGTGCAAGGGCCGACTGTTCCAGACCTGCTTCGCCCAGCACCACGGCCCTAGCCACATTTCCCGCTATGCCCAGAAGCTGCCCATGATTGGCAGGACCAGCAAGCCTGTGAAGAAGTGGGCCTACTCAGAGTACTCCCTTTACCTGCCTCTCTGA
- the TAF6L gene encoding TAF6-like RNA polymerase II p300/CBP-associated factor-associated factor 65 kDa subunit 6L isoform X2, whose protein sequence is MAEREERRFVELPRESVRLMAESAGLELTDEVAALLAEDVCYRLREAAQNSSQFMKHTKRRKLTVEDFNRALRWSNVEVVCGYGSQDPLPFRAIKEGELYFQEDREINLVELALATNLPKGCAETAVRVHVSYLDGKGNLEPQGAVPSAVSTLSDDLLKYYQHVTRAVLGDDPQLMKVALQDLQTNSKIAALLPYFVYVVSGVKSVSHDLEQLNRLLHIAKSLIQNPYLCLGSYVKSLIASVMYCVLEPLAASINPLNDHWTLRDYAAMLLSHIFWTHGDLVSGLYHQILLSLQKVLADPVRPLCSHYGAVVGLHALGWKAVERVLYPHLSTYWANLQAVLDDYSVSNAQVKADGHKVYGAILVAVERLLKMKAQSVSAQGDRPCRDGCRRESSPWLSPLQDPQVEFSFGIASHLLQLGSGGPQLGTGISADPPAVSLHETYRELYDFFGDSLATRFGTGSGLQGAEPTPPGPKVLDTKKEQPAFGTGDVVRKMPQLTANATVSPREEESPRADYPPGRPALHRSASVPRSRSTSRQQGHRPGVRDVFQKCRFSPQGPPHFSFVIAGRQVGRRCKGRLFQTCFAQHHGPSHISRYAQKLPMIGRTSKPVKKWAYSEYSLYLPL, encoded by the exons ATGGCCGAGCGCGAGGAGCGGCGCTTCGTGGAGCTGCCGCGCGAGTCCGTGCGGCTGATGGCGGAGAGCGCGGGGCTGGAGCTGACGGACGAGGTGGCCGCGCTGCTGGCCGAGGACGTGTGTTACCGCCTGCGGGAGGCCGCCCAG AACAGCTCCCAGTTCATGAAACACACCAAGCGCCGGAAACTGACGGTGGAGGATTTCAACCGGGCCCTTCGCTGGAGCAACGTGGAG GTGGTGTGCGGCTATGGCTCCCAGGACCCCCTTCCCTTCCGTGCTATAAAGGAAGGGGAGCTCTACTTCCAGGAGGACCGTGAGATCAATCTGGTGGAGCTTGCCCTGGCCACCAACCTCCCCAAGGGCTGTGCAGAGACAGCAGTGAGAG TTCACGTCTCTTACCTGGATGGGAAAGGAAATCTGGAACCACAGGGAGCTG TGCCCAGTGCTGTCTCCACACTCTCAGATGACCTGCTGAAGTACTACCAGCATGTGACCCGAGCTGTGCTTGGGGATGACCCGCAGCTAATGAAg gtTGCCCTCCAGGACCTGCAGACGAACTCGAAGATCGCTGCCCTGCTGCCCTACTTTGTCTATGTGGTCAGCGGG GTGAAGTCTGTCAGCCATGACCTGGAGCAGCTGAACCGCCTGCTGCACATTGCCAAGAGCCTCATCCAGAATCCCTACCTGTGCCTGGGCTCCTATGTCAAGAGCCTGATTGCCAGCGTCATGTACTGCGTGCTGGAGCCACTCGCCGCATCCATCAACCCCCTCAATGACCATTGGACGCTCCGGGACTACGCTGCCATGCTCCTGAGCCACATCTTCTG GACGCACGGTGACCTCGTCAGTGGCCTGTACCACCAGATCCTGTTGTCCCTCCAGAAGGTGCTGGCTGATCCAGTCCGCCCACTTTGCTCTCATTatggggcagtggtggggctgCACGCCCTGGGGTGGAAG GCTGTGGAGCGAGTCCTCTACCCCCATCTCTCCACCTACTGGGCGAACCTGCAGGCCGTGCTGGACGACTACTCTGTCTCCAATGCTCAAGTGAAGGCTGATGGGCACAAGGTGTACGGTGCCATCCTG GTGGCAGTGGAGCGCTTGCTGAAGATGAAGGCGCAGTCAGTATCCGCCCAGGGGGACAGACCATGTAGGGATGGGTGCCGTCGGGAGAGCTCTCCCTGGCTTAGCCCCCTGCAAGATCCCCAAGTGGAGTTCAGCTTTGGcatcgccagccacctgctgcagctgggcagcgGGGGCCCCCAGCTGGGCACTGGCATCTCTGCTGATCCTCCCGCTGTCTCCCTGCATGAGACCTACCGGGAGCTCTACGACTTCTTTGGGGACAGCCTGGCCACCCGCTTTGGCACGGGCTCGGGGCTGCAAGGAGCCGAGCCGACACCTCCTGGCCCCAAGGTCTTGGACACCAAGAAAGAGCAGCCAGCCTTCGGCACAGGGGATGTGGTGCGCAAGATGCCCCAGCTGACAGCCAATGCCACAGTGAGTCCCCGGGAGGAGGAGAGCCCCCGGGCAGACTACCCCCCAGGCAGGCCAGCCCTCCATCGCTCGGCCAGCGTGCCCCGCTCTCGTAGCACATCACGCCAGCAGGGCCACCGGCCCGGGGTCCGTGACGTTTTCCAGAAGTGCCGCTTCTCCCCCCAGGGGCCACCGCACTTCAGCTTTGTGATTGCTGGGCGGCAGGTGGGCCGGCGGTGCAAGGGCCGACTGTTCCAGACCTGCTTCGCCCAGCACCACGGCCCTAGCCACATTTCCCGCTATGCCCAGAAGCTGCCCATGATTGGCAGGACCAGCAAGCCTGTGAAGAAGTGGGCCTACTCAGAGTACTCCCTTTACCTGCCTCTCTGA
- the TMEM179B gene encoding transmembrane protein 179B: MAVSALQLGELALHGAAFLCGVVCASALTVTQGEFGGQCILYGSVDKNGTALALSRFSNISLCYFVAAISILIAVYCFAVLLYGIYSCCMDEGRWDHTWLTINLAISAVILFFLLVSACILRVGMDTLCSSILQTKLVKSCQEAQRAQWFPKYNAARFYDNLYSAEAAAWVNFFFWCLLLVLLLVQRRREAPFQLLQRNDPEWSSETDAIFGARPQRP; this comes from the exons ATGGCGGTGTCcgcgctgcagctgggggaactGGCCCTGCACGGAGCTGCCTTCCTCTGCGGGGTGGTCTGCGCCTCGGCCCTGACCGTCACCCAG GGGGAGTTTGGTGGCCAGTGTATCCTCTATGGGTCCGTAGACAAGAACGGGACGGCCCTCGCTCTATCTCGCTTCAGCAACATCTCCCTCTGTTACTTCGTCGCTGCCATCTCCATCCTCATCGCTGTGTACTGCTTCGCAGTGCTGCTCTACGGCATCTACAGCTGCTGCATGGACGAGGGGCGGTG GGATCACACCTGGCTCACCATCAACCTGGCAATCTCTGCTGTGATCCTCTTCTTCCTGCTGGTCTCGGCCTGTATCCTCCGGGTTGGGATGGACACTCTGTGCTCATCCATCCTCCAAACCAAACTTGTGAAAAG CTGCCAAGAGGCCCAGCGcgcacagtggttcccaaagtATAATGCAGCGAGGTTCTACGACAATCTCTACAGTGCTGAG GCGGCTGCCTGGGTGAACTTCTTCTTCTGGTGTCTGCTGCTGGTCCTGTTGCTCGTGCAGCGCAGACGGGAAGCCCCGTTCCAGCTCCTGCAGCGCAACGACCCCGAGTGGAGCTCCGAGACAGATGCCATCTTTGGTGCCCGGCCACAGAGGCCGTGA